Proteins from a genomic interval of Ptychodera flava strain L36383 chromosome 7, AS_Pfla_20210202, whole genome shotgun sequence:
- the LOC139136598 gene encoding uncharacterized protein — protein sequence MALFQVQVKFHGKIRNIYTERPSYSQLVYLVKENVVVLRDADFQMQYTNEANEKITLGNSDMDMQDLFRCSDPVPHAEYRRVRLEILENSPACIKQRRPRGNDTDSPCLVTPRKSHRSSTEGDRTFNDDNQNYAPLPESRRQLSYESVFERQDRTDWKTAKVGDLTKEIALLKDEKMAMQQQRKEMERPVALASPIGTNRRSTCAVCHRAGHRATGNKNNESCLVGTPCKGYLYCGRKDRHKQDHLKFAKVARLKEEESKKTREIREKESQLKQLEDFQSKTISAFSIAIGSRLTRAFPEVYNPKTQSGKVELQRDLTILREAYGNNVNKIPVHVDVASDRAEFSKILNEKKKKLYGSGNTSQQDKCSAASAEYIRSLMSVSPIKVERKPRVRSGRWVHTVDETSTSTETESEYESHYRPRKKMKHKKKPRKQLYHSDENSSPERRKGDARGQHHRQHWELDGRFKLPIVPQVHQFWIPFNPTRDLYGNFTFPDRHEVPYGLPRSFPTPHYPMTQTGPMLQNAAVVDNSLNYGAYDVNAGLGYSPNLTTIPQGRLPPVTVASVPVQNSGEVYTSNSNPQNVQMSTSTDTNINVSELHQREKNEDIARNNLEKLLEAANKLAS from the exons ATGGCTTTGTTTCAAGTTCAAGTCAAGTTCCATGGCAAAATCCGAAACATTTACACGGAACGACCTAGCTACAGCCAGCTAGTCTACCTAGTTAAAGAAAATGTCGTTGTTCTACGCGACGCCGATTTTCAGATGCAGTATACAAATGAAGCTAATGAAAAAATTACTCTGGGTAACAGCGACATGGACATGCAGGATTTGTTTCGCTGTTCCGATCCTGTTCCTCACGCAGAGTATCGTCGTGTGCGATTAGAAATATTGGAAAATTCACCTGCCTGTATCAAGCAAAGAAGACCCCGTGGAAATGATACCGATAGTCCATGTTTGGTCACACCCAGAAAAAGTCATCGTTCTAGTACCGAAGGCGATCGGACATTCAACGACGATAATCAAAACTACGCGCCCTTGCCCGAATCGCGACGACAACTATCGTACGAGTCTGTGTTCGAAAGGCAGGACCGCACAGACTGGAAAACTGCGAAAGTGGGTGATCTTACCAAAGAAATAGCGTTGTTGAAAGATGAGAAAATGGCCATGCAACAACAACGCAAAGAAATGGAACGACCGGTAGCTCTCGCCTCACCAATCGGCACGAACAGGCGAAGCACTTGCGCTGTCTGCCACAGAGCTGGTCACCGTGCAACAGGTAATAAAAACAACGAAAGTTGCCTCGTCGGAACGCCATGCAAAGGCTACCTTTACTGCGGCAGGAAAGACAGACACAAACAGGACCACTTAAAATTTGCTAAAGTGGCACGATTGAAAGAAGAGGAGTCAAAGAAAACGAGAGAGATACGAGAGAAAGAGTCACAATTAAAACAACTCGAAGACTTTCAGAGTAAAACTATCTCTGCCTTCTCAATTGCTATCGGGTCTCGGTTAACCCGTGCGTTTCCGGAAGTTTACAATCCAAAGACTCAAAGTGGAAAAGTTGAATTACAACGGGACTTAACTATATTGAGAGAAGCTTACGGTAACAACGTGAACaaaataccagtacatgtagATGTGGCGTCAGATCGTGCGGAATTCTCCAAAATACTAAatgagaagaagaagaaattgtATGGTTCAGGAAACACTTCTCAACAAGATAAATGCTCAGCGGCTTCTGCAGAATATATCCGATCGCTGATGTCAG TTTCGCCAATTAAAGTTGAACGCAAGCCTAGGGTTAGGAGTGGTCGTTGGGTCCACACAGTTGACGAGACTAGTACCTCGACCGAGACTGAATCTGAGTACGAATCGCATTATAGACcgaggaaaaaaatgaaacataaaaAGAAGCCTCGGAAACAGCTGTATCATTCAGATGAAAATTCTAGTCCCGAGAGGAGAAAAGGCGATGCGCGAGGCCAACACCATCGACAGCACTGGGAGCTAGATGGACGCTTTAAATTGCCGATTGTGCCACAAGTTCATCAATTTTGGATACCCTTCAATCCAACGCGTGACCTTTACGGTAATTTTACATTCCCAGATCGACATGAAGTACCGTATGGACTGCCCAGATCCTTTCCTACCCCGCATTATCCTATGACACAGACGGGACCCATGCTCCAAAATGCAGCAGTCGTGGACAACTCTTTGAATTACGGTGCGTACGATGTAAACGCGGGACTTGGATATTCCCCGAACTTGACTACAATCCCGCAGGGTCGTCTGCCACCAGTAACAGTTGCGTCTGTACCCGTTCAGAACTCGGGTGAAGTGTATACCAGTAACAGTAACCCTCAAAACGTCCAAATGTCTACCAGTACAGACACAAATATAAACGTGTCTGAACTACACCAGCGTGAAAAGAATGAAGACATAGCCCGTAACAACTTAGAGAAACTTCTAGAAGCGGCTAACAAACTTGCGTcgtaa